TTGAACGCTCATTTGTATCACCTTTCCCTTCCGAATCCTTTCCCCACGGAGAACATCTCCAGTCAGACGCGTCAACGCGCTCATCCAGGTGGATCGCATTTCGTACAGGAATGAGACCGACGGGAGGGCGGGTCAAAGTAAGTAGAACGCTTAGGCTATCAGAGAACAACCATTCAGTTAGGCATGGGAGAGGTTTCTTCAGCCCCGAAGGGGCTACCCAACAGTAGCCGTGGGTGCTAGAAAGCGTCTCAAAACCTGCGCACTGCGGCGAATCACGCAAGCCGGACGGGAGGACCTGCTTCTGGGAAAAAAGCAGTCCCGTCAAGTGAAGATCAGGCGAGGTTCGATCCGAGTGTACTGTCCGTTATAAGGTCATGGTCTCCCTCCGGCTGCTTACGTGAATGCCACCTCGCCGGATACCCAATGGTGGTAGAGCTTCCTGAGATTTATGGTCGTGCAAATAAGGTCCCACTGGGCCTTTACGTTGTCGATTCCGGCCACGGTCCATCGCCGAAAGCTTAATGCGCTCTTGATCCAGGCAAACGGTGGCTCGATAATCTTCTTTCGAGTCTTCAGGCGCTCTTTGTTCTCTGGTTTTTCCCTCTTGCTGCGGTGTCGTTCTAGGGCCGCCTCGTAAACGCTGAGGTCTATGAGGCGTCCGTTCTTGCTCTTGGAGCATTTCCAGCGATTGGGACACGTTAGAAAATCCTTGCAGTGATACCTGCGAACCTCATTGTGGTTCTTGCCGTTAATTTTCCGCTGATGAAAAGGCAACAAGCGCCCTTCAGGGCATATGAAGCAATCACGCTCCTGATCAAAGACGAACCGGGATCGGTGATAGAGATCCTCATCCGCACCTCTCTCGGAAACAATTTCCCCTGACGATTTCCCGATAAGAATGCCGTATTCTCGCTCATGGGCCAGACCTATCTGCCCTGAGGAAAAATATCCCCCGTCCGCCACATTTTCCTCTGCCACAGCGCCCAGATTCTCTTTCACCTTGTCGAGCATGGGGACCAATTGCCCGTTGTCGGCCCCATCCGTGACCACATCTGCGGCCACGATAAGGCCGCTCTTTTGGTCGGCAACCGCCTGAGCGTTGTACGACAAGTCTTTGGTCCGGCGATTCTTCATAAAGCGAGCTTCCGGTTCCGAAGGGTGAACTGACTTCTTGTCCGATTCATCCAACTCCTTCAGAGCCTCTTGTATCCGCTGTTTCCGTTTCAATCCGTCTTGCATGGACTGCGGAAGGCGATACTCACCGGTCTCTTCCCGCTCGGCTCTCTCTATCTCAGTCATCGCATCGGCAATCGTGCGGTCCAATCTCTCCGAAACACTTTCCAGAAACCTCTCCAGGTGCTCACGACCCCGAGCCTTGTCGTTGGATGAGACGGCTTGGATCTTGGTCCCGTCCACGGCATGAAGAGCTAGACCGATCAGATCGGCCTTCAGAGCAACACGAATCGACTGTCTGAACAGATGCCTCAATGATTTCTTGTTCGCCTTGAAGAATCGCCATAAGGAATTATGATCCGGAGCATTCATCCCCGTCAGCCAAATCAGCCCCATATTCTCAAGGCAACCCTTTTCAAGCTTACGGGTACTCCTGATCCGATTGAAGTATCCGAAAAGCCACACCTTCAACAGAAGATCTGGCGCATACGGAGGACGTCCTGTATCGCTGTCGGGAACCTCGATTCCCAACTCGGACAGATCCAAGGAATCCACGAAATCTCGGATAAAGCGCGCCGGGTGATCCTTAGCCACCCAGTCTTCCACTGACGGCGGAAACATCAAGATCTGTTCGTAATCGGCCCGGATCTGTTTGCCCATGACAGCCTCGTGGTTGTTGAATTCCTCTCCTTTCTAGTACATCTCTTGGCAAATCGCGAGCCCAAAATGGAGTTTTGAGACAGTTTCGCTAACCCACGGAAGCGGTACGGCAAATCCTTTGTCTTCAAGACCCTGAAAGGGTCGCCCAATGACAACGGGGAATCATTGCCTGTTTGTTGGTCGACCCTTTCAGGGTCGTTGAACCATGCTTGTGGACATGGCGCTGTCCACGGGTTGACGAAAGTGTCTCAAAATTCTCGAATACAGAACAAATAGTGCCACGATTCATCATCCTTGTAGGGGTAGGTCTCGTGCCTACCCTCCTGCAATGACCGGCACGGAGGCCGGTCACTACCGGGCACCCACGAGGGGCGCCCCTACAATCAGGCCGTGAAGATCATGAGAACTTCGTGCCACGATCTGGGATGAATTTCGACTTTTGAGACAGTTTCTGACACCCGTGGCTACTATTGGGCCGCCCTTCCAGGGCGCAGAATCCCTAGTGTCCGCTCGTAACTGAACAGTCACTGTCAGAGTAGACATTGCTCTTGACTGAAGGCGCTCCGGTAAAGTACGCTTTCAATATGATCGAATTTTGGCGACGCTGCTTGATCCCGGTTTTATCGATGCTCAGGCAGTTGCGAGCGGTTTTTTGTTGCGTAAACAGGGGTGATAGGATCCCCCGTTAATGAGGTAAAGTCGTCGAGAAGCCGGGTACATTATCGCAAGGGAGGCATTGTCATGAGGGAAGTAGGCTTTGTTCTCACGTTGGCATTCTTTGTTGGAGCTTCGATTCTAATGGCCGTTCAAACAGGTTTCTGTAAAGACATCGTGGGCGTTATAGTCGTTGATATGCAAGGTGATTTCACTACGTTAAAGAACGGGGCACTTGCAGTCAACGGAACCGACAAGGCCTTTGTGGAACGGGTGCAAAAGGCCACCGAAGCCTTGAAGCAAAAAGGGTGTACCATTTTTGCCACTCAGGACTGGCACCCGAAAGACCACATTTCGTTCTTCACGAATCACGAAGGCAAAAAACCGTTTGAGGCTATCCAGATAGAGGGCAGGACTCAGGTGCTCTGGCCGCCTCATTGTGTTCAGGAAACGGACAATGCCGCTCTCCTGCTGGATAAGAGCCTGTTTGCCGCTGTTGTTAAAAAGGGCCAGGACAAAAAATATGACAGCTATTCCGGCTTTCAGGATGATGGTGGAAAACAGACCGAAATGGCCAAAATCCTGAAAGAAAGCGGGATCAAGGAGCTCATTGTCTACGGCATAGCCACGGATTATTGCGTGAAGGCTACAGCCATTGACGCAGCCAAAGAAGGATTCAAAGTTACCGTTATTGAAAACTTGTGCCGGGGGGTGGCTCCTGAAACATCCGCCAAAGCTATTCAGGAAATGAAAGACAAAGGCATAACCGTCAAACAGGAGCTGTAATACCGATTCGTCTTTCTTCTCATAATTTAGGAGGCTGGGGTATTCTTCGCTCCGGACGACGCAGAGCCGTCTAATCACTTCGCTCAGGACACCCCAGCCTTCGCTATTTTCATCGCTAGATGCACGGCATAATCTTGAACACATGAATAGGCCAGTGATATGGCACTCATCTTAAGCGCAAATTACCCTGAATTCATTGCTACTTTTTTGAAAAAGCTTCCTTGTACGTGATCCGCATTTCACGTTTTAGTATTTTGCCCGTGGGCGTTTTGGGAAGAGCATCGACGATAATCACCTTCTTCGGACATTTGAATGCTGCCAATTCCTGCCTACACAGGTCCATGATTTCCTGTTCTTCTATCTTTTCGCCCTGCTTCGCAACAACGATGGCAGTGACGGCCTCGACCCATTTTTCGTGAGGCAAGCCGATTACAGCCACTTCCTGGACGCGTTTATCCAGATATATAGCTTCTTCCACCTCTCTGGTGGGCACGTTTTCTCCCCCGGTTTT
The sequence above is a segment of the Desulfomonile tiedjei DSM 6799 genome. Coding sequences within it:
- the pncA gene encoding bifunctional nicotinamidase/pyrazinamidase, whose protein sequence is MREVGFVLTLAFFVGASILMAVQTGFCKDIVGVIVVDMQGDFTTLKNGALAVNGTDKAFVERVQKATEALKQKGCTIFATQDWHPKDHISFFTNHEGKKPFEAIQIEGRTQVLWPPHCVQETDNAALLLDKSLFAAVVKKGQDKKYDSYSGFQDDGGKQTEMAKILKESGIKELIVYGIATDYCVKATAIDAAKEGFKVTVIENLCRGVAPETSAKAIQEMKDKGITVKQEL
- a CDS encoding IS1182 family transposase; protein product: MGKQIRADYEQILMFPPSVEDWVAKDHPARFIRDFVDSLDLSELGIEVPDSDTGRPPYAPDLLLKVWLFGYFNRIRSTRKLEKGCLENMGLIWLTGMNAPDHNSLWRFFKANKKSLRHLFRQSIRVALKADLIGLALHAVDGTKIQAVSSNDKARGREHLERFLESVSERLDRTIADAMTEIERAEREETGEYRLPQSMQDGLKRKQRIQEALKELDESDKKSVHPSEPEARFMKNRRTKDLSYNAQAVADQKSGLIVAADVVTDGADNGQLVPMLDKVKENLGAVAEENVADGGYFSSGQIGLAHEREYGILIGKSSGEIVSERGADEDLYHRSRFVFDQERDCFICPEGRLLPFHQRKINGKNHNEVRRYHCKDFLTCPNRWKCSKSKNGRLIDLSVYEAALERHRSKREKPENKERLKTRKKIIEPPFAWIKSALSFRRWTVAGIDNVKAQWDLICTTINLRKLYHHWVSGEVAFT